AGCACCTAACCACACGGGATTACTCTCAGGCTGTGCTCCACGAATGGAGATACATGCATGGTGTCAAGGTGGAATTTGCAGATGGTGGGTGGCACCTGACTGTAAGCCTGGTACCCGAGAATCGCCGTTAGGAAACACATTGCTTAACGACAATGGAGAAGGGAAAATCCCTGACCTTGGAGTTCATGTGGCAGGTCAtcagtaaatttaaaaaactgctTCATGAACTCTCCCCATTCTTGATATCACGGTCATCtgttcaaaaaaaataatttgatgaaACTCAGTTAGATGGCCATATGTCCATCTGATCAGATGTTCATTTTGGGTCTGCTTGATCAAGCGCTGGCAGACAGCACACCTCCTGGGGGTTTGAAGGCCAGCACACCTCCTGggggctagggttagggttaggagtCAAGGTCCAGGGTTAAGATAAGGATAAGGGTTGAGGTTGTGTGCCTGACAGAGATAAAGGGATAGATACGGATTTGAAGGATAAATGATTGATTTTAAAGGGGTAATCATAAATGATCGGGGAGTGTATGGAATTCATAGCAGCCAGGAATCACTACTATCACCTACCGGTCATCTGGAATCCCACTGCATGGGTGCTAGagtgttacaaaaaaaaaataataataacaattccAGAGTCCGTACAATAATTATGATAGACcaaagataataaataataaataatgattgatgaatatttcatgttAAATCCTAATAAATATACAAGAAACATAAAACCACTCATGTAGATCATGCAAAAACAATCAATCACTTATTGACAAATCATCAAAAATTAATAATCAGACTGTATAAAAATTAAACCGCATGCAATCAATGACATATCACACCTAAGAATACAGAATAATAACAATTAcaaaaggaaagtaagggaaagaagaaaaggatgaaaaagGCTAACtaagcacagaggaagaacaaagGAAGGGTGAAAAGGATGAAGAAGACTAACTAAGCAGAaaggaagaacaaagaaagattTATACTTCACATAACCAAGGCGAAATCACAGTGTGTTTGGGGACTGGGGTGGTAGCTGTCCCGAGTGATGGACCATGCACTCTCTGTCTTCCAGAAAGGAGACAGTTCTATTTCAAATCCTAACCCTGCAcaaaagaggatggcaaatgTTGCGATCCTGCTTTCATCCCCTTAATCCTAATCCTAATCACAGAGTTTAAACCCAACctatttattattatagttgttttaataaataaaaaataactatacatacattttaaataaatttataaataaataatgacaataaataaatatatagttGGAATAAATAAGGTTAATTAGGGGTTAAAATAGAATTTATTTATGAGTAAtgaaagggttaaaaaaaagtttaaaaatttaaaaacaaggtTTAGTTAAGAAGCAGGTGAAATAAGgattaaaatacaatataattcAAAAGATTGGCAATGCAGGgcttaaaaatttaaaagataGTAAATAGAGTGTTTTTTTAAGTGTGCCAGGCCTGAGGAAGACCCATTTTGGGGTTGAAATGTTGCATTTGGGCacattttttttgcttaaataaataaactttttttttgttttcatagaaacaaatttgatttttttaatacttcatatatttttgattttcatttcatattggTGTATTAAATAGAAATTTGTATTTcactgattaaataaataacaaaggcAAAACTAAATAgttaactaaataaataaatagaaataacCCAACATGGGTTATGAGGATGAAGGGTGGACTGTGGTCTGCTACGACAGGAGGCGCCAGCGGAACCAGAAGTGGAGTGGCAGCTTTGGCCAGGGGAAGGACCGTGCACCTCGGGCACAAGTCCTCTTTCTTACccatatttaatttaatccagtCCAACCCCAATGTAAATCCATTTCATCAGGGACACCAATCACAGCAAACAACACCGCCATACAGAAATATACAGGAGGATCGAGTTGACAATCTTACCCGGACCCCTGTGCCAGTGCATTAAAACAAgaattttggtgaaaaaaaagcaaaatctaATACCCCAAACACCTAACCTGGTGTTATTATCCCCATTATTGATGCTCTGGTGTGTTAAGGTCAGTCTCAATATTCAACACACTGAGAATCTGTTTGAAGTTGTTCAACTTAGAGTAGGGTAATCCATTAGCTTGGATAAGTGAAAATCTTGTGTTGGGCAAGATGATGTTTAAGTTCAAACTCAGTGTCCAAAGTGCaaaaaaatgctgatgtgaTCAACTGTCAGCCAATCATTGACTTGCATGTTACAACTCAGCATACACACCACCTTAATGGGAAATGGCTGCATTTCTATATTGCTTTAACCAAAGttcttttaaatttgtttgttattcacaaacactcacacagcaatGTTATCAACCTCCCACTGCTATCCTGgccatcaggagcaatttggATTTAATGTCAAAATCCAAAGATGCGTCAATATGTGGAGAGCAGCCAAATCATGACTCAGCTAAATTcagatgaatgttttctttgcaaagtGGGAACtgaacattttggacaaaaatCAGAGGTCATTTCTGAGGTGATATGagttcagtttgtcttcagattagttatttgtttgttctttgtgtgtctctgtgtgtgagcagtCAATAAAAGTCTAGCTTCTTTTGGGTCGCCTCGTTTCAGTTTGTGCTGTTGGGTAGAATCAACAGAAAACCAGAAATATGAAGATTTATCTtgtgctactgctgctgctgccactctGCTCAGGTAAATTTATACTCTCATACAACTAATTCTTTAAACTGAAGGTAGGGTGGCCAGGGATGAAAAGACTTTTAAGATAtttaatacattgttttttaagtaaaaaaaaaaaagtaagtaaaagcaTTTGTGTAAGAtgtattttgcttttgtcagaGTAAACTTAACTGTGTAGCATACTTTACATGATGATATATGACACTACTGTTGACTTAAAGATCACTTTATCTACTAAATAAATTGTATTGAATGTCAGTATATGCACAAGTCAAATGTACAGCTGAGGGTCCCTGTTCAGTGTCacaataaatgacatttttaggCACAGTAATTTGAAGCTAAAACATGCAATTTATTGTAAATTAGTAGCACACAACAGAAACTGTTGTCAGTTCCCCAATGTTCTGACATGAGACCAGTACTTGTGGACAGAGCTGACTGCCCTCTGCTCTGTCAATATGAGATACTGGTGTTTTCTAAAAGTTTcagacaggaaagaagaaaactaATCTGAATCTACTCCAGTAGCTTCAGCCATTATTCTACTTTGAACAGACTCATTATACTACAGTAGGAAAGCAGAACACCAACAAACCACCACCTTcttcataacaaaaaaaatgcaatgaataattaaataatattagTGCAATGAATTTATCAAATGGATAAACAGATTTAAAGATTCAAGATCAAAATTCAAAGATTTTTACTGTCAATTCACTAGATGTACAAGACATCCAGGAGAATcgaaattctctctctctcaccttagtACTAATACCatgcaattaaattaaaaaagagaaaagataaaaatatagcagtataaaaataaataatataaaattcaaCCTATGTACAATATTGCTAGTAGtgcaaacagtcacacacaatgATTGTGCTGAGTTTTTATGTGCAAAACAGCTGTGGTACGTCCTTGTGTAAATTGGGTGTGTTACAGTGTGGGGGCAGAGGTGGGATGTAGTGGAAGGTAGTGGACAGAGTTTAGCATCCTGACAGCCTGGTGGAGGAAGCTGTTCAACAGTCTTGTGGAGCAGGCTCAGAGGATCCTCCCTGAGGGCAGGAGACTAAAAGTTGCTTTTCAATAAAAATCTACTCAAGTGTTACAGGTGATAGTGAAACCTATGCTGTATTAAAACAGTTCACATAAACATAacagtgtaaatgtaaatatgtatcATCCCCATCTACACCCTGGCAATTTGTATGGTTTACTGCAAAGTTGCTATTTCTTCACCAGCACAAGCTTATGTAGGAATGGCAACAGTCCCATTAGATGTAAAGGAACAGATCTTTTTCAACCTGACAGCATTTATATGTTATAGTGAACAATGATTCTCTCACTCTTGTTTCACTGTCCCAcctttccatctgtctgcccCTGCTCTCTAATTGGTTGTCTTAAAACCTCAGGATCATGTGGATTATAGCATATAACAGTCACATGATTGTCAACAGGTTTATTTTCTACAAATGCCAGATTCATGTATGACACAGGGTGTTTGGTTAAATTGGCAAtctgtaaacagtgtttttacattatatttatagttaaatgtttacattttacgtatttacattttaagttactcatataaagtaaaaaatagCTATCCAGTGAGTTGCACATTGTAACAGCTTCTCACTTCATAGTTTTGGCATTTCAGTGAAAGCTGACTTTGTAGTAACAAGCtccagaaaaagaaataacttaGATTACTGTCAGTTAGCAAGTTACCTCTCTGAGATTGCTTATGAAACCACAGTCAAGCCACAATCAAGCAAATTGCTACAGGAAATTACTTAGAACCAGTATTAGCACAAAAGCATTTTCTGTGCCAACTAGGCAACTTACTCTACAAAAACATAATTAGGcattttttcagtctttattaTAGATCAAACTACAGTTAAACAGACCGGTAACAGAGTTTGGGGTTCACCACCCATTTTTGCTTTGACCATAGCAGAGGATGTTCTTATTGCAGGCAACGCACCACTGCCAATGAGTaacttaaaaatacattatgaatacagaaaaattaaaagtatATAGCATGATATTAAAATAGTGACTAACAAATTAAATTCACATTACTAATGGCTAATAATGGAAAATAATGACTAgagttgaggttagggttacCCTAACTCCCCAGGTGGAGCAGGAGATGTTGGTGGAATTTGAGCAatacagtctgtttgaagtcacctacaaaaacacagactgccTTCTAAGGAGTTCTCTGTTGTTTCCTGAGTGAAACATGCTGTTCTTTGACTGCAAACTTAGCACTAGCGTCTGAGGGCATATATACTACAGTCACAAAGTTCATATAAATACTGAGGACAGATAAAAAAAGCCTACACTTAATCATAAGCTAGTCAAGGTTAGCTGAGCAGTGATTTTAGATTATAGCAGCATCTGTTTATCAAGCTTTGTTTACATCAATGCACCTTTCACCACCTTTTGTCACATAATGGGCTGTTCTCACTACAGAAGTGCTAAGTAGACATAGCTGATGAAGAGTTAGTGTGCCATTAGGTTTTGTTGTTACAGATATCAATGCCACCTGCAAGTCTCTCTGACTGACACAGTTGGGTTGGTAGCCTTCAATTTCTTGCCAGTCTCTGGAACATATGCACACACCATCATGTTTATGACAGCAGGTAATGGCTAGCAGTGGCTGAGTATGGCTAGTAATTACAAGAATGATAAGGAGATCACTAAACTGTGACAGTTTATCATGTGccattgaaaatgtttttgcctGTCCACCCTGGCTCACATGTCTCATAGGGTGCCACCTTGATTAGACTGGTTTAttattaaactgtgttgttttcattcacCTTTTCCCTTTTAAACTGTATGGAGGCCTTATACAATTGATTCCACGGATCAGttaagtatttctgattctaGTTCATTGGTTTATTTCAGCAGGATCATTCACTCTCATTTCATACTGTGAATCTTGTCACAGTTATTAACAACAGACAAAATTTGTCAGGTATGTATCAGGTGTCATTGCAGGTGTATTTGTGTTGCAGCTGAGCAGTTTCATATCCAGTGTTATGGTGAGGACTTCCTGATGGTCAACAACTTGCTGCTGGATTGCTCCAGCAAAGTCCAACAAGCCTGCTACACCAGAAGTGAGTCCTCTACCTGCTCACACAGGCTCCAGAATTCTTCATGTGGaactttgaaattaaaatttgaaaggtgaaaaataaGATTTGACAGTTTCAtcttcttgttgtgtttttatgtttgctgCTTCAGACAATGGAGAAAAAGGCTGTACCCAGCTTGAGAACTGCTCTAACCACGGCTGGACCTGCTGCTACACCAACGGCTGCAACGCatgagccaatcacagcctgGAAATCTCTTACATCTTCAAACCACATGATGTAAAATAAACTTGTGAGCAAGATTTCCCAGAATGTAGTGTGGCATTTATATGAGCTCAGTGCATGAATCGTAATGTTTACAGATGGTACCTTTCTGAAGGGTTAAATACAAGGCAGGATCAAAATATCCAGCTCTGAGTGAACTGGATCAACAAAACCTAAAACTGCTCTTAGCTCTGACACTGTCCCAGAATGAAGAATACTGCAGTCTCACTTCAGTGTTTTggcaaaatcaaaatgaaattcattttacattaaatgtgataaatacCAATGGACTAACCAATTTTCTATTGGTCActgaaagaaagtgtgtgtccGCTGGACAATGGACACAGTTTATGAGACAGCACTAAAAgtatcatcattgtcatcaaGTTACTGATGTCTGTTCAGTTAGTGTTTGTagtgaataaatacaaacaaaagtgcAGTTAGTGAGTTGGCACTAACTGCAATTGCTCTACAAACCAGTTTAATAACAAGGTCCCCGGATAATCAGATGAttaatgagaaaagaaagaagaaaaaacaaagatttgttttcctcctgctATTGCTGATGATTGTCCTGCAGCTGGTACTCCCAGGAAACATTTGGTGCTTGCAGGCTAACTTGACATTTATGTGATCACAGTTCATGTCTTATTGGGGTACATCACCATACTAACTACAATGTTATATTACGTTTGTGTTTTGGTTCTTGACCCAAGGTTAGTTGGTAAAGGATTACATGTAATAAGCATGACTTAATCAGATTACAAAAAATAACTACAATCAGTCCagattacatttgaaaaactgtaA
This region of Scatophagus argus isolate fScaArg1 chromosome 10, fScaArg1.pri, whole genome shotgun sequence genomic DNA includes:
- the wu:fj16a03 gene encoding uncharacterized protein wu:fj16a03, whose translation is MKIYLVLLLLLPLCSAEQFHIQCYGEDFLMVNNLLLDCSSKVQQACYTRNNGEKGCTQLENCSNHGWTCCYTNGCNA